One window from the genome of Candidatus Synechococcus calcipolaris G9 encodes:
- a CDS encoding DHH family phosphoesterase, giving the protein MQSPHTLDAPESTTIKADTAPTIEGNGNGINGNGKIQGEVPSAPKLSDPRAEALRQLLDRHRGTRQLVILQDFPDPDALSSAWTYKLIADRYDIQCDIAYAGALSHQENITLVRLTGIPLVRWPAQGSKIKEQRDMTVYSGYVLVDNQGTTSQLLAMAQEAGLPAIAIVDHHNLQDSLQAEFTDIRPTTRATATIFTQYLQAGLLTLDTSNSDHVKCTTALMHGLRSDTNCLRQAKEEDFIAAAYLSRFYDCQLLNTVLLSYRSKQVMDVIERSLKNRSIHNNFSIAGVGYLRYDDRDAIPQAADFLVTEENVHTAVVYGLVHDEDEEVELIVGSLRTNKITLDPDEFIKEAFGQDNQGRFFGGGRSQAGGFEIPVGFLSGLNENTEYAKLKWHVYDTQIKQKLLHLVNPKNNVLHATE; this is encoded by the coding sequence ATGCAATCTCCTCACACGCTTGATGCTCCCGAATCGACCACTATTAAAGCTGATACTGCCCCAACCATAGAAGGGAACGGTAATGGCATTAATGGTAACGGCAAAATTCAGGGGGAAGTACCATCCGCACCTAAGCTGAGTGATCCGCGGGCAGAAGCCTTGCGCCAACTCCTCGATCGCCACCGAGGAACCCGCCAACTGGTTATTTTGCAAGATTTTCCCGATCCCGATGCCCTGTCCTCTGCCTGGACCTACAAACTCATTGCCGATAGGTATGATATTCAGTGTGATATTGCCTACGCTGGGGCCCTCAGCCACCAAGAAAATATTACCCTAGTGCGTCTCACCGGCATTCCCCTAGTGCGCTGGCCCGCCCAAGGCAGCAAGATCAAGGAGCAACGGGACATGACCGTCTACAGTGGCTATGTTCTCGTGGATAACCAGGGCACCACCAGTCAACTTTTGGCTATGGCCCAGGAAGCGGGCCTACCGGCGATCGCCATTGTGGATCACCACAACCTCCAGGACTCCCTCCAGGCAGAATTCACCGATATTCGTCCCACCACCCGCGCCACCGCCACCATTTTTACCCAATACCTGCAAGCAGGGTTACTCACCCTAGATACCAGCAACAGTGATCATGTGAAATGTACGACGGCCTTGATGCATGGTCTCCGCTCCGATACCAATTGCCTGCGCCAAGCTAAGGAAGAGGATTTTATTGCCGCAGCCTATCTGAGTCGCTTCTACGATTGTCAATTGCTCAATACGGTTCTCCTCTCCTATCGCTCAAAACAAGTCATGGATGTGATTGAACGCTCCCTCAAAAATCGTTCGATCCATAATAATTTCTCCATTGCCGGAGTCGGCTACCTCCGCTACGATGATCGCGATGCCATTCCCCAGGCAGCAGATTTCCTAGTCACTGAAGAAAACGTGCATACGGCGGTGGTTTACGGCTTAGTCCATGACGAAGATGAGGAAGTGGAGTTAATTGTCGGCTCCCTGCGGACTAATAAAATCACCCTAGACCCCGATGAATTTATCAAAGAAGCCTTTGGTCAGGATAACCAGGGTCGCTTTTTTGGGGGCGGTCGCTCCCAGGCGGGGGGGTTTGAAATTCCCGTGGGCTTCCTATCTGGACTCAATGAGAATACCGAGTACGCCAAACTGAAATGGCACGTTTACGATACCCAGATTAAGCAAAAACTATTGCACCTCGTCAATCCCAAAAACAATGTGCTTCACGCCACGGAGTAA
- a CDS encoding cobyrinate a,c-diamide synthase: MALIIAGERSGVGKTTIALALNAALRAWGESVQVFKVGPDYIDPMFHSRISGQPCRNLDPILTSPAYVQACFQSHCQGATYSLIEGVMGLFDGRGGTQAGSTADIARILNLPILLVIDAQKLAGSVAAIAQGFVQFDPKLTIAGLILNRVGSDRHQAILQTALEPLDIPIVGWLRREDAIQLHHRHLGLIPLGEMSDFNALGDRLAHLGQTCFDWSILRPLLADSKSSSSLPTGEPLPENNLPQKTPRVSLAIAQDEAFNFYYADNLDLLTALGTTLVPWSPIRDTHLPPNIGGLYFGGGFPEVFAPDLSENESARRAVAQAIQKGMPTYAECGGLMYLSEAIIPEAGKSYPMVGVLPTQAHMGQRLTLGYRHVTAIQPSPLVPLETRLWGHEFHYSRLTPEPDCPLWHIDEDNHNPLPSAHEGWFSPTLHASYIHLHWGTHPDLLARFLGKIYSYRLLP, encoded by the coding sequence ATGGCCCTGATCATTGCTGGGGAACGGAGTGGCGTGGGCAAAACCACCATTGCCTTGGCCCTGAATGCGGCCCTCAGGGCTTGGGGAGAATCGGTACAGGTTTTTAAGGTGGGGCCGGACTATATTGACCCCATGTTTCACAGCCGCATTAGTGGGCAGCCCTGCCGTAATCTAGACCCGATTTTGACCAGCCCGGCCTATGTGCAAGCCTGTTTTCAATCCCATTGTCAGGGGGCAACCTACAGTCTGATTGAAGGGGTGATGGGCCTGTTTGATGGCCGTGGGGGGACTCAGGCGGGTAGTACGGCGGATATTGCCCGTATATTAAATCTGCCGATCCTGCTGGTGATTGATGCCCAAAAATTGGCCGGTTCGGTGGCGGCGATCGCCCAGGGGTTTGTCCAATTTGATCCCAAGCTCACCATTGCCGGCCTGATCCTCAATCGAGTCGGCAGCGATCGCCACCAAGCCATTCTGCAAACGGCCCTTGAACCCCTCGACATTCCCATTGTTGGTTGGCTCAGACGGGAGGATGCCATTCAACTGCATCACCGCCACTTGGGCCTCATTCCCTTGGGTGAGATGTCAGATTTTAATGCCCTGGGCGATCGCCTAGCCCATCTGGGCCAAACCTGCTTTGATTGGTCAATTCTCCGGCCGTTATTGGCAGATTCCAAGTCATCCTCCTCCCTGCCAACAGGAGAGCCTCTTCCAGAAAACAATCTCCCTCAAAAAACCCCTAGGGTCTCCTTAGCCATTGCCCAGGATGAAGCCTTTAACTTTTACTATGCCGATAATCTTGATTTACTGACGGCCCTAGGGACAACCCTGGTACCCTGGAGTCCCATAAGGGATACCCATCTCCCCCCTAACATCGGCGGACTTTACTTTGGCGGTGGATTTCCGGAAGTCTTTGCCCCGGACTTATCCGAAAATGAATCGGCCCGGAGAGCGGTTGCCCAAGCCATTCAAAAGGGTATGCCCACCTATGCGGAATGTGGTGGTCTCATGTACCTGAGTGAGGCAATTATTCCTGAAGCGGGTAAAAGCTATCCCATGGTTGGCGTACTACCCACCCAAGCCCACATGGGACAACGCCTCACCCTGGGCTATCGTCACGTCACCGCGATCCAGCCTAGTCCCCTCGTCCCCCTGGAAACAAGGCTGTGGGGCCATGAATTTCACTATTCGCGGCTCACCCCTGAACCCGACTGTCCCCTTTGGCACATTGATGAGGATAATCATAATCCCCTACCATCGGCCCACGAGGGTTGGTTTAGCCCAACGCTCCATGCCAGCTACATCCACCTGCATTGGGGAACTCACCCTGACTTATTGGCGAGATTTTTAGGGAAGATTTACAGCTATCGCCTTCTTCCTTAG
- a CDS encoding PQQ-binding-like beta-propeller repeat protein: MKRRQFHHWFGWGTASLATSMLLGQCQASVLDQGQTRAIAPEPIIEPPPETELLIPTFLGNDQRRYYGQGIPEGLKLQQKFLLGTGQTRVGSEMRSWSGVGWTGQPTLVKDQGDIYLIIGAYDHSLRKLRLSDLSEVWRYLFEDVVKGTATIYINAKAEPENQVVIVQGSRMGLNRSLTSPVIPSLRAVSFRTGQDLWQMDIPLTKSYSRDHDGSPIYLPENYVLFTGAENGMGYFLGADARLTQEKQGLTQPKVLGEVQLYDAQDPLRQGGNLVTESSPARWLDHLYVAAGSGHIYGISIPEKKIVWDFFVGTDIDGSVVISEDGKLFCTIEKEYNSGFGGVIKLDPSRPAQESVDWFLPTGNARVATWLGGIIGSAAINDDYNPDGQRPRLFATLPLDGHLYIGSQHQVTGKTVPGPRHETTYPTPVIAVRHPLVPSISTPIFTEGDRLIVAGYGGIYLFQLTYEPATASMENALVNDHGDYYHLEIHLIDRFSPSTSFEATPIVWDGKTYIGARDGYLYCLG, encoded by the coding sequence ATGAAACGGCGGCAGTTCCATCACTGGTTTGGGTGGGGTACTGCTAGCTTGGCCACATCCATGCTCCTCGGCCAATGCCAGGCCTCCGTCCTAGATCAAGGGCAAACGCGGGCGATCGCCCCGGAACCCATCATCGAACCTCCCCCGGAAACGGAGCTACTCATACCAACATTTTTAGGGAATGATCAGCGGCGATATTACGGCCAAGGCATTCCTGAGGGTTTGAAACTGCAACAGAAATTTCTCTTGGGTACGGGCCAAACTCGGGTGGGTTCTGAGATGCGATCTTGGAGTGGCGTTGGTTGGACGGGCCAGCCCACCCTAGTGAAAGATCAAGGGGACATTTACTTAATCATTGGTGCCTACGACCACAGCCTACGGAAGTTGCGCCTCTCGGACTTGAGTGAAGTATGGCGATACCTCTTTGAAGATGTGGTCAAGGGGACTGCCACAATTTATATCAATGCCAAGGCTGAACCAGAAAATCAGGTGGTAATTGTCCAGGGCAGCCGTATGGGCCTCAATCGCAGTCTCACCAGCCCCGTCATTCCCAGCTTACGGGCCGTTTCCTTTCGCACCGGCCAAGACCTGTGGCAGATGGATATTCCACTGACGAAAAGTTATAGCCGTGATCACGATGGTAGTCCCATCTATCTACCTGAAAATTACGTTCTCTTCACCGGGGCTGAAAATGGTATGGGCTATTTCCTGGGTGCCGATGCCCGTCTGACCCAGGAGAAGCAGGGCCTGACCCAACCAAAAGTTTTAGGGGAAGTTCAACTCTACGATGCCCAGGATCCGCTCCGCCAAGGGGGCAACCTTGTCACCGAATCCTCCCCAGCCCGATGGTTAGATCATCTCTATGTGGCTGCCGGCTCCGGCCATATCTATGGCATCAGCATCCCTGAAAAGAAAATTGTCTGGGACTTCTTTGTGGGGACGGATATAGACGGCAGCGTCGTTATTTCCGAGGACGGTAAGCTCTTTTGTACCATTGAAAAGGAATATAATTCCGGCTTTGGCGGTGTCATCAAGTTGGACCCAAGCCGCCCCGCCCAGGAGAGTGTGGATTGGTTTTTGCCCACAGGAAATGCTCGCGTTGCCACCTGGTTGGGGGGAATTATCGGCTCCGCCGCCATCAATGATGACTATAACCCCGATGGCCAGCGGCCGCGCCTGTTTGCCACCCTGCCCCTAGATGGCCACCTGTACATTGGTTCCCAACACCAAGTTACGGGCAAAACGGTTCCCGGCCCGCGCCATGAGACCACCTATCCAACGCCAGTGATTGCGGTTCGCCACCCCTTAGTGCCGTCGATTTCAACGCCGATCTTTACCGAGGGCGATCGCCTGATTGTGGCCGGCTATGGGGGGATATACCTCTTTCAACTCACCTATGAACCTGCCACCGCATCCATGGAAAATGCCCTAGTGAATGATCACGGCGACTACTACCATCTCGAGATCCATCTCATTGATCGCTTTAGCCCCAGCACCTCCTTTGAAGCGACTCCCATTGTCTGGGACGGCAAGACTTATATTGGTGCAAGGGATGGTTACCTATACTGCCTTGGTTAA
- a CDS encoding polysaccharide deacetylase family protein, with protein sequence MSLQAVANFTDQASPQAIAHQLNYIFAPQSTTVRLAFREDGWKILLEAEQVPDQNHCLVLLRQLLLQWVMPPEIHVYGRQAGQAPAWGVRLRPKPTPPSYLTPEIALPDTLAAPDTTAGQVAPPLEEEALDPRSLRDPFLLMSSLAVMVSGALGLLWTSPGYWLQRATAPDHDNVRALILDQADALKERIPAGVALGEYFPPQSLQGETIHQLALAPEQKLVALTFDDGPHPTHTPQVLEILQREKVKGTFFVVGQQVNQYPDLARQIVQRGHTIANHTWTHPTHPHSTEAAAAEINRSQALIQEVTGASSRLFRPPGGNLTNGLSARAAGTQYSVVMWSADPRDWVPGRSAQVITQEVLNQTKPGGIVLLHDGGGDRSQTVQALPAIIKGLRDKGYTLVTLPELFAAQDPSGAVQTPEWLSLQSIPELTQVRDQLQGKVDEQFHDLKTKALFVPEQRQNLADRYRLHKESLSWVQQRLDHETRSKENWLRALELGGQAAATGKGEDWERSQGQWQQAIAHLQHIPENAFIYSAAQLKLQEYQRNLNIVNRNLEVAQSQFLTTVAQEAGLSNQASIALCQVGGACRALRGDLVHKSTASLIKVPVAVVALHWAQHSQYGLDRPVFITSSNYTEDASTIRPRNQYPLQTLVEAMISHSSNIAPNQLMDIMGWDYINAVLKDYGLSRTQVGSKFMGDRIAPAKLGVKSNLSTSRDLTRLISQIYGGNVPGAQILQNALGKQKDRQLGYAALQDTQATWLGEKTGENAFVLGTSVIFRVKANTYVLTIIDQGKTGDAKLRHAIGAIAHHVIRHPQLLAT encoded by the coding sequence GTGTCCCTTCAGGCTGTAGCAAATTTTACTGATCAGGCTTCCCCCCAAGCGATCGCCCATCAATTGAACTATATTTTTGCTCCCCAATCCACAACGGTGCGGCTGGCATTTCGGGAAGATGGTTGGAAAATTCTGCTGGAAGCCGAGCAGGTTCCGGATCAAAATCACTGTCTCGTTCTGCTGCGGCAATTACTCCTCCAGTGGGTGATGCCCCCTGAGATCCATGTTTACGGCCGCCAGGCGGGCCAGGCTCCGGCCTGGGGAGTTCGTTTACGCCCCAAACCCACGCCCCCCAGCTATCTAACTCCAGAGATCGCTCTGCCTGACACCCTTGCGGCCCCGGATACAACTGCCGGTCAAGTTGCCCCCCCCCTAGAAGAAGAGGCCCTAGACCCGCGATCGCTGCGGGATCCTTTCTTACTCATGTCCAGTTTGGCGGTGATGGTTTCCGGTGCCTTGGGTCTCCTGTGGACTTCCCCCGGTTATTGGCTCCAGAGAGCTACGGCTCCAGACCACGACAACGTGCGGGCATTGATTTTAGATCAGGCCGATGCCCTGAAGGAACGGATTCCTGCCGGCGTGGCCCTAGGGGAATATTTTCCACCCCAAAGTTTACAAGGCGAAACTATCCATCAACTGGCCCTGGCCCCGGAACAAAAATTAGTTGCCCTCACCTTTGATGACGGCCCCCACCCCACCCACACCCCCCAAGTACTGGAAATTTTACAGCGGGAAAAGGTCAAAGGTACCTTTTTTGTGGTTGGCCAGCAGGTGAACCAGTACCCAGACCTGGCCCGGCAGATTGTGCAGCGGGGCCATACCATTGCCAACCACACCTGGACCCACCCCACCCACCCCCATTCGACCGAAGCCGCAGCCGCAGAAATCAACCGCAGTCAGGCCCTTATCCAAGAGGTCACGGGGGCCAGTTCACGGCTCTTTCGTCCACCGGGGGGAAACCTCACCAATGGTCTGTCGGCCCGGGCCGCAGGCACGCAGTACAGTGTGGTGATGTGGTCAGCGGATCCCCGGGATTGGGTTCCGGGGCGATCGGCCCAGGTGATCACCCAAGAGGTTCTAAATCAAACTAAGCCAGGGGGAATTGTACTGCTCCACGATGGCGGCGGAGATCGATCCCAGACGGTGCAGGCCCTACCGGCAATTATTAAGGGTTTACGGGACAAGGGCTATACCCTAGTGACACTGCCGGAGTTATTTGCGGCCCAAGACCCCAGCGGAGCAGTGCAAACACCGGAATGGTTGAGTCTCCAGAGCATCCCCGAACTAACCCAGGTGCGGGATCAATTACAGGGAAAAGTAGATGAACAGTTCCACGACCTGAAAACTAAGGCCCTGTTTGTACCGGAGCAGCGGCAGAACCTTGCAGATCGCTACCGCCTGCACAAAGAATCCCTGAGTTGGGTGCAGCAACGCCTGGATCATGAAACCCGCTCCAAGGAAAACTGGTTGCGGGCCCTTGAGTTGGGTGGACAGGCCGCCGCCACCGGCAAGGGCGAGGATTGGGAGCGGTCCCAAGGGCAGTGGCAACAGGCGATCGCCCATTTGCAACACATTCCCGAAAATGCCTTCATCTATTCCGCTGCCCAACTAAAGTTACAGGAATATCAACGCAACTTAAACATTGTTAACCGCAACCTAGAGGTGGCCCAGTCACAATTTTTAACCACCGTTGCCCAGGAAGCCGGTCTCTCGAACCAGGCCTCGATCGCCCTGTGTCAGGTGGGGGGAGCCTGCCGGGCCCTGCGGGGAGATTTGGTGCATAAAAGTACCGCCAGCTTGATTAAAGTGCCTGTGGCCGTCGTCGCCCTCCATTGGGCCCAACACAGCCAGTATGGGCTGGATCGACCGGTTTTTATTACCTCTAGTAACTATACCGAGGATGCCTCCACCATCCGTCCCCGGAATCAATACCCCCTGCAAACCTTAGTGGAGGCGATGATTAGCCACAGTAGTAATATCGCCCCTAACCAATTGATGGATATTATGGGCTGGGATTACATCAATGCGGTTCTCAAGGACTATGGACTCAGCCGCACCCAAGTCGGTTCAAAATTTATGGGCGATCGCATTGCCCCCGCTAAACTAGGGGTCAAATCCAATTTAAGTACCAGTCGCGATCTAACCCGTTTAATCAGTCAAATTTATGGCGGCAATGTACCTGGGGCCCAGATACTACAGAATGCCCTTGGCAAGCAAAAAGATCGACAGTTGGGTTACGCGGCCCTGCAAGATACCCAGGCAACATGGCTGGGGGAAAAAACCGGCGAAAATGCCTTTGTCTTGGGAACCAGTGTGATTTTTCGGGTCAAGGCTAACACCTATGTCCTCACCATTATTGACCAGGGTAAAACCGGAGATGCAAAGCTCCGCCATGCCATCGGGGCGATCGCCCACCATGTTATTCGCCACCCTCAGCTTTTGGCAACATGA
- a CDS encoding FkbM family methyltransferase yields the protein MTRLLESDRDLDIYLFGSRIHINSIQEHGYLRMSRLCTSSQFLRDEVQIVFYLAALLPHADAFLDLGANVGIFSALLVRLRSLYPDLKFYAFEPHPETYQRLVKTLGDTPVETHCVALSNQAGELTFIGGAVSNIFTSEAYRSAFHGATAETMTLPARRLDSFAIDGDRLLLKVDVEGQELEVLEGAEAFFKEDRVYGIYLDGYRNPGVTTFLQGYGFEIEAIRDSAQGTGHAGGFSGYLAMKPKSHKT from the coding sequence GTGACTCGGCTACTGGAGTCGGATCGGGATTTGGATATTTACCTCTTTGGCAGCCGTATACACATTAATTCCATTCAGGAACACGGTTATTTACGGATGTCCCGTTTGTGTACGTCCTCCCAGTTTCTCCGGGATGAGGTGCAAATTGTCTTTTACCTGGCGGCCCTGTTGCCCCACGCCGATGCGTTTTTGGATTTGGGGGCAAATGTGGGTATCTTTTCGGCCCTACTGGTGCGCCTGCGATCGCTCTATCCCGATCTTAAGTTTTATGCCTTTGAACCCCACCCAGAAACCTACCAGCGATTAGTCAAGACCTTAGGGGATACCCCCGTTGAAACCCACTGTGTGGCCCTATCTAACCAGGCCGGTGAGTTAACCTTTATTGGCGGAGCCGTATCCAATATCTTTACCAGTGAAGCCTACCGATCCGCATTCCATGGTGCGACGGCTGAAACCATGACCCTTCCTGCCCGTCGTCTCGATTCCTTTGCCATTGACGGCGATCGCCTGCTCTTAAAAGTGGATGTGGAAGGTCAAGAACTGGAGGTACTAGAGGGGGCAGAGGCCTTTTTTAAGGAGGATCGGGTCTATGGGATCTATTTAGATGGCTACCGTAATCCGGGGGTGACGACCTTTTTACAGGGCTATGGATTTGAAATTGAAGCCATTCGCGATAGTGCCCAGGGAACGGGCCATGCCGGCGGCTTTAGTGGCTACTTGGCCATGAAACCTAAGAGCCATAAAACCTAA
- a CDS encoding TerB family tellurite resistance protein — translation MSPSPSLHQTLAIIICAAWADGHLDPQEIDYLNHLLHQYGLSQDPHLRSLLESPVSLQDTEQRIAYYLTQATESDRSKLLADIGTLLIVDNVVSPEEHQLLDDYYKMTALIPPLPEEPMAIAETVGRFVRQGLNTLIKAVHHP, via the coding sequence ATGTCTCCCTCTCCTTCCTTACATCAGACCTTGGCCATTATTATTTGTGCCGCCTGGGCCGATGGCCATTTAGACCCCCAGGAAATTGATTACCTGAACCATCTATTGCACCAGTATGGCCTCAGTCAGGATCCGCACCTTAGAAGCCTGCTGGAATCTCCCGTTTCCCTGCAAGACACGGAACAGCGCATTGCCTACTACTTGACCCAAGCCACGGAAAGCGATCGCAGTAAGCTCTTGGCAGATATTGGTACGCTGCTGATTGTGGACAATGTGGTTTCACCGGAAGAACACCAATTATTGGATGACTACTACAAGATGACGGCCCTGATTCCCCCCTTGCCGGAAGAGCCGATGGCGATCGCCGAGACCGTGGGCCGTTTTGTGCGTCAGGGCTTGAATACCCTGATCAAGGCGGTACATCACCCTTAG
- a CDS encoding S9 family peptidase, producing MVLTSPFGTWRSPLTPDLMTSQSIGLGEIRTHGQDIYWLETRPQEKGRSVLVRQEKGWQGNNDHPNPQPVTLLDPSYSVRSRVHEYGGGAYWLDGSQIFFVNEADQQIYGLDPQAGGVPYALTNHPNARFADGVVDRHHNRLICVQEQHSPGEREVINTLVAIPLQRDGERRAPQTLVSGSDFYSSPRLSPDGQFLVWLSWNHPQLPWDGTALWQAQIQGDGLLGEPIKIAGGLEEAVQQPRWLADGRLLYISDRSGWWNLYSYQDGIHQPLYPQDVDCGVPPWVFGQSTYAPLSPDTLVLTYSDRGIWHLGVLHLADQRFTPIDLPHTDIQGLQASSEHSVVFLASSPSHPLGILEWDIRTQALRVLKTSTTLDLDPGYISTPEPIAFPTGSHQTAYGFFYPPQNKDYQGPDSERPPLLVKSHGGPTAASGSGFDLRIQYWTSRGFAVLDVNYRGSTGYGRAYRQQLLGQWGIADVEDSVAGVNYLVAQGRVDGDRVAIRGSSAGGYTTLAALTFTNTFRAGASYYGIGDLEALAKDTHKFEARYLDRLIAPYPAGRDIYYQRSPIHFCEQLSCPVIFFQGLQDKVVPPNQAEQMVTALKAKGIPVTYLTFADERHGFRQGATIIKTLEAELEFYQTFLLKDARI from the coding sequence ATGGTTCTGACCTCTCCCTTTGGTACCTGGCGATCGCCCTTGACTCCCGATTTAATGACCTCCCAGTCCATTGGTTTAGGGGAGATTCGCACCCATGGCCAGGACATCTATTGGTTGGAAACTCGACCCCAGGAAAAGGGGCGATCGGTCTTAGTGCGGCAGGAAAAGGGGTGGCAGGGAAACAATGATCATCCCAACCCCCAACCCGTGACATTGCTAGACCCCTCCTACAGTGTGCGATCGCGGGTTCACGAATACGGCGGCGGAGCCTATTGGCTAGATGGTTCACAGATTTTCTTTGTGAACGAGGCCGATCAACAGATTTATGGTTTAGACCCTCAGGCGGGGGGTGTGCCCTATGCCCTAACGAATCACCCCAATGCCCGCTTTGCCGATGGCGTAGTTGATCGCCACCATAACCGTTTAATTTGCGTCCAGGAACAGCATTCCCCTGGGGAAAGAGAAGTCATCAATACCCTGGTGGCCATTCCCCTACAACGGGATGGAGAACGGCGGGCACCCCAGACCTTAGTTTCCGGTAGCGACTTTTATAGCTCACCTCGCCTCAGTCCCGATGGTCAATTCCTAGTTTGGCTGAGTTGGAATCATCCCCAACTCCCCTGGGATGGAACCGCGCTCTGGCAGGCCCAGATTCAGGGGGATGGCCTTTTAGGGGAACCCATCAAAATTGCTGGTGGTTTGGAGGAAGCGGTACAACAACCCCGCTGGCTGGCGGATGGTCGCTTACTCTATATCAGCGATCGCTCCGGCTGGTGGAATCTCTATAGCTATCAGGACGGTATCCATCAGCCCCTCTATCCCCAGGACGTAGATTGTGGTGTCCCGCCGTGGGTCTTTGGTCAGTCCACCTATGCCCCCCTCTCCCCCGATACTCTGGTACTCACCTACAGCGATCGCGGCATTTGGCATTTAGGCGTTTTACATTTGGCGGATCAGCGTTTTACTCCCATCGATTTACCCCACACCGATATTCAGGGACTTCAGGCCAGTTCCGAGCATTCCGTTGTTTTCCTTGCCAGTAGTCCCAGCCACCCCCTCGGCATCCTGGAATGGGATATCAGAACCCAAGCCTTACGGGTCTTAAAAACCTCCACCACCCTTGACCTTGATCCGGGGTATATTTCTACGCCGGAACCTATCGCCTTCCCCACTGGCTCCCATCAAACGGCCTACGGTTTTTTCTATCCACCCCAAAACAAGGACTACCAAGGGCCCGATTCGGAGCGTCCCCCCCTATTAGTCAAAAGCCATGGTGGCCCCACTGCGGCCAGTGGTAGTGGTTTTGATCTGCGGATTCAATACTGGACGAGTCGGGGGTTTGCGGTTTTGGATGTCAACTACCGTGGCTCTACGGGCTATGGCCGCGCCTATCGTCAGCAACTATTGGGCCAGTGGGGTATTGCCGATGTGGAAGATTCGGTGGCCGGGGTGAACTATTTGGTAGCCCAGGGGCGCGTGGATGGCGATCGGGTGGCCATTCGTGGCAGTAGTGCGGGGGGCTATACCACCTTGGCAGCTTTGACCTTTACCAATACCTTTCGGGCAGGAGCCAGCTATTACGGCATTGGCGACCTAGAGGCCTTGGCCAAGGATACCCACAAATTTGAGGCCCGCTATTTAGATCGCCTCATTGCCCCCTATCCCGCCGGCCGAGACATCTACTACCAGCGATCGCCCATTCACTTTTGTGAACAACTCTCCTGTCCGGTGATCTTTTTCCAAGGACTTCAGGATAAGGTGGTGCCCCCCAATCAAGCGGAGCAAATGGTGACAGCCCTAAAGGCCAAAGGGATTCCGGTGACCTATCTAACCTTTGCCGATGAACGCCATGGCTTTCGCCAGGGGGCTACGATTATTAAAACCCTGGAAGCGGAGCTTGAATTTTATCAAACCTTCCTCTTGAAAGACGCTAGGATATAG
- a CDS encoding DUF3134 family protein, with product MTLHNPSLYEEPVEQRNLTTASRPNRSILDWLKQSGRFILRDAVEPEETSMSEDIGEIDDFVSDPVADYEEDDESDID from the coding sequence ATGACCCTACATAATCCCTCGCTTTATGAAGAGCCTGTGGAGCAACGAAATCTGACAACCGCCTCTCGCCCCAATCGTTCAATTTTAGACTGGCTGAAGCAAAGTGGCCGGTTTATTCTCCGGGATGCAGTGGAACCGGAAGAAACATCGATGTCTGAAGACATTGGTGAAATAGATGATTTTGTCAGTGATCCGGTAGCCGATTACGAAGAAGACGACGAGTCTGACATCGATTAA